GATGGGCCTGTTGAGAACAGCGACTGAACAAACCGTTTCCGTCACTGCCCCAGTTGCAGCGCTCCTGTCGTTTGCAGTCAGTCGTCGCAGCAATCGATGCGCCGTTGACGGCGCTCCAGGCGCCATTTTCGACGTTGTTCCGCCTCGAGATAGCGGCGTTGTTGGGCGTCGGTTTCCGGTTCCAGAGGTGGCACCGGCACCTTGTTCCCGTGCTTATCCAGGGCAACGAAGGTCAGATAGGCGGTCGCCGTGTGCCGCCGTTCGCCAGTAAGTGGGTTCTCCGATTCAACCTTGACGCCCACCTCCATCGAAGAGCCGAACGCCCGATTGACCTGGGCCTGCAGGAC
Above is a window of Chloroflexota bacterium DNA encoding:
- a CDS encoding acyl-CoA thioesterase, translating into MSNVGKKASESAVETTQIILPSHANPLGTVFGGQVAAWIDLCAGVAAMRHARQVAVTASMDDLHFLAPAYVGEVLVLQAQVNRAFGSSMEVGVKVESENPLTGERRHTATAYLTFVALDKHGNKVPVPPLEPETDAQQRRYLEAEQRRKWRLERRQRRIDCCDD